In a genomic window of Muntiacus reevesi chromosome 1, mMunRee1.1, whole genome shotgun sequence:
- the LOC136156147 gene encoding bromodomain-containing protein 8-like, with protein MIASHRFSSPFLKPVSERQAPGYKDVVKRPMDLTSLKRNLSKGRIRTMAQFQRDLMLMFQNAVMYNDSDHHVYHMAVEMQREVLEQIQVLSIWLDKRRDLNSLE; from the exons ATGATAGCCAGTCACAG GTTCAGCAGTCCGTTTCTGAAGCCTGTGTCAGAAAGGCAGGCCCCAGGATACAAGGATGTGGTGAAAAG ACCCATGGACTTAACTAGCCTGAAAAGGAATCTGTCCAAGGGACGGATTCGCACCATGGCTCAGTTCCAGCGGGATCTGATGCTGATGTTCCAAAATGCTGTGATGTACAATGACTCTGATCATCATGTATACCATATGGCTGTGGAGATGCAGCGAGAAGTCTTGGAGCAGATTCAG GTGCTGAGTATTTGGTTAGACAAAAGAAGAGACTTAAATAgtctggaatga